In a single window of the Biomphalaria glabrata chromosome 13, xgBioGlab47.1, whole genome shotgun sequence genome:
- the LOC106057472 gene encoding ATPase family AAA domain-containing protein 3-like isoform X1: MSWLFGSKSQPPSTVGFPQVPPPPGAGGSDGDDGKKRNSKMEYSFDSSALERAAKAAKELESSKHAKEALVLIQEQERTKALEHQKQIKEYEAHLEQLKIEQVRAVAEERRKTMSEETKQHQYKAQYDDQLARKRYEDQLAQQAHMNEENLRKQEESVKKQEAMRIATMEKEAEIRHKHDLMRIEAEMRARGQVERENRDIIKEQIRLRAEEDRKTKIDAINTYGQVLGTGLSTFLNNWNMITAFAGGATLVIGGYYGVKHSFGLVFRAVESRLGKPSLVRETSRFTVGRAFKHPIQTVKNMIRKPDDPLKGIILKPSLEEKLRDIAIATRHTKKNNGYFRNILMYGPPGTGKTMFAKSLAKHSGMHYAIMTGGDIAPMGKEGVTAMHKVFDWAHTSSKGVVLFVDEADAFLRKRSVEVISEDMRAALNAFLYRTGEQSQKFMLVLASNQPEQFDWAINDRLDEMVEFEIPTFEERERLVRHYFQKFVLDPATAKSGRLRVAEFDYGKKCQEIAEKTEGLSGREISKLAVAWQAKAYASEKGVLTEEMIDDIVNDSVQQHAKKVAWQHGEVLTDVFYRTSKDRHMSIMPPPQVSKSTLSSSVQETKQSPSPPQDCPPS, from the exons ATGTCGTGGTTATTCGGCTCAAAAAGTCAACCACCATCAACCGTTGGGTTTCCTCAGGTACCACCGCCACCCGGAGCCGGAGGTTCTGATGGTGATGATGGAAAGAAGAGGAATTCGAAAATGGAATATTCTTTCGACTCGTCTGCTTTGGAAAGAGCTGCCAAAGCAGCCAAAGAACTGGAATCTTCAA AACATGCCAAAGAAGCATTGGTTCTTATTCAAGAACAAGAACGAACTAAAGCTCTTGAACATCAGAAACAAATAAAG gaATATGAGGCTCATTTAGAGCAGTTAAAAATTGAGCAAGTGCGAGCTGTAGCAGAGGAGCGTAGAAAAACAATGTCAGAGGAAACCAAGCAGCATCAGTACAAGGCTCAATATGATGACCAGTTGGCTAGGAAACGTTATGAAGACCAGTTAGCTCAACAG gcACACATGAATGAAGAAAATCTCAGGAAGCAAGAAGAATCTGTGAAGAAGCAGGAAGCTATGAGAAtag CTACCATGGAAAAAGAAGCAGAAATTCGTCACAAACATGACTTGATGAGAATAGAAGCTGAGATGAGAGCCAGGGGTCAAGTAGAAAGAGAAAATAGAGACATAATCAAAGAACAAATAAGGCTTAGAGCTGAGGAAGATAGGAAAACTAAAATTGATGCCATAAA caCTTATGGCCAAGTACTTGGCACTGGCTTATCAACATTCCTTAATAACTGGAACATGATTACAGCTTTT GCAGGAGGAGCTACTTTGGTTATTGGAGGCTACTATGGTGTGAAACACAGTTTTGGTTTAGTGTTCAGAGCTGTTGAGTCCAGGCTGGGTAAACCCTCACTAGTTCGAGAAACATCAAGATTTACTGTTGGTAGAGCATTCAAGCATCCTATTCAG ACTGTAAAAAATATGATTAGAAAGCCAGATGATCCACTTAAAGGTATCATTCTAAAG CCTTCCCTTGAAGAGAAACTTCGAGATATAGCCATAGCGACAAGACACACCAAGAAAAATAATGGCtactttagaaatattttgatgtATGGGCCACCAGGTACCGGCAAAACAATGTTCGCCAAG AGTCTAGCCAAACATTCCGGCATGCACTATGCTATAATGACAGGTGGTGATATAGCTCCAATGGGTAAAGAAGGTGTCACAGCGATGCATAAAGTTTTTGATTGGGCACATACCAGTAGTAAAGG TGTTGTTCTGTTTGTGGATGAAGCTGATGCTTTCCTGAGGAAAAGAAGTGTA GAAGTGATCAGTGAAGATATGAGGGCTGCTTTGAATGCCTTTTTGTACAGAACAGGAGAGCAGTCACAAAA ATTCATGTTAGTGTTGGCTAGTAACCAGCCAGAACAGTTTGACTGGGCCATTAATGACAGACTTGATGAGATGGTAGAATTTGAAATACCAACATTTGAAGAAAGGGAGAGACTTGTTCGGCATTACTTccaaaaatttgtcctagatcCTGCCACTGCTAAATCTGG GCGTTTACGAGTAGCAGAATTTGATTATGGTAAGAAATGTCAGGAAATCGCCGAAAAGACAGAAGGTTTATCTGGGAGAGAAATATCCAAACTAGCTGTTGCCTGGCAG GCCAAGGCCTATGCTTCAGAAAAAGGTGTCCTGACTGAAGAAATGATTGATGACATAGTGAATGATTCTGTTCAGCAACATGCCAAAAAAGTAGCTTGGCAACATGGTGAAGTCTTAACAGATGTTTTCTACAGAACCAGTAAAGACAGGCACATGTCGATAATGCCCCCTCCACAGGTGTCAAAGTCTACATTGAGCTCGTCTGTACAAGAAACTAAACAATCTCCATCCCCTCCACAAGACTGCCCACCATCCTAA
- the LOC106057472 gene encoding ATPase family AAA domain-containing protein 3-like isoform X2: MPIHFQVPPPPGAGGSDGDDGKKRNSKMEYSFDSSALERAAKAAKELESSKHAKEALVLIQEQERTKALEHQKQIKEYEAHLEQLKIEQVRAVAEERRKTMSEETKQHQYKAQYDDQLARKRYEDQLAQQAHMNEENLRKQEESVKKQEAMRIATMEKEAEIRHKHDLMRIEAEMRARGQVERENRDIIKEQIRLRAEEDRKTKIDAINTYGQVLGTGLSTFLNNWNMITAFAGGATLVIGGYYGVKHSFGLVFRAVESRLGKPSLVRETSRFTVGRAFKHPIQTVKNMIRKPDDPLKGIILKPSLEEKLRDIAIATRHTKKNNGYFRNILMYGPPGTGKTMFAKSLAKHSGMHYAIMTGGDIAPMGKEGVTAMHKVFDWAHTSSKGVVLFVDEADAFLRKRSVEVISEDMRAALNAFLYRTGEQSQKFMLVLASNQPEQFDWAINDRLDEMVEFEIPTFEERERLVRHYFQKFVLDPATAKSGRLRVAEFDYGKKCQEIAEKTEGLSGREISKLAVAWQAKAYASEKGVLTEEMIDDIVNDSVQQHAKKVAWQHGEVLTDVFYRTSKDRHMSIMPPPQVSKSTLSSSVQETKQSPSPPQDCPPS; the protein is encoded by the exons GTACCACCGCCACCCGGAGCCGGAGGTTCTGATGGTGATGATGGAAAGAAGAGGAATTCGAAAATGGAATATTCTTTCGACTCGTCTGCTTTGGAAAGAGCTGCCAAAGCAGCCAAAGAACTGGAATCTTCAA AACATGCCAAAGAAGCATTGGTTCTTATTCAAGAACAAGAACGAACTAAAGCTCTTGAACATCAGAAACAAATAAAG gaATATGAGGCTCATTTAGAGCAGTTAAAAATTGAGCAAGTGCGAGCTGTAGCAGAGGAGCGTAGAAAAACAATGTCAGAGGAAACCAAGCAGCATCAGTACAAGGCTCAATATGATGACCAGTTGGCTAGGAAACGTTATGAAGACCAGTTAGCTCAACAG gcACACATGAATGAAGAAAATCTCAGGAAGCAAGAAGAATCTGTGAAGAAGCAGGAAGCTATGAGAAtag CTACCATGGAAAAAGAAGCAGAAATTCGTCACAAACATGACTTGATGAGAATAGAAGCTGAGATGAGAGCCAGGGGTCAAGTAGAAAGAGAAAATAGAGACATAATCAAAGAACAAATAAGGCTTAGAGCTGAGGAAGATAGGAAAACTAAAATTGATGCCATAAA caCTTATGGCCAAGTACTTGGCACTGGCTTATCAACATTCCTTAATAACTGGAACATGATTACAGCTTTT GCAGGAGGAGCTACTTTGGTTATTGGAGGCTACTATGGTGTGAAACACAGTTTTGGTTTAGTGTTCAGAGCTGTTGAGTCCAGGCTGGGTAAACCCTCACTAGTTCGAGAAACATCAAGATTTACTGTTGGTAGAGCATTCAAGCATCCTATTCAG ACTGTAAAAAATATGATTAGAAAGCCAGATGATCCACTTAAAGGTATCATTCTAAAG CCTTCCCTTGAAGAGAAACTTCGAGATATAGCCATAGCGACAAGACACACCAAGAAAAATAATGGCtactttagaaatattttgatgtATGGGCCACCAGGTACCGGCAAAACAATGTTCGCCAAG AGTCTAGCCAAACATTCCGGCATGCACTATGCTATAATGACAGGTGGTGATATAGCTCCAATGGGTAAAGAAGGTGTCACAGCGATGCATAAAGTTTTTGATTGGGCACATACCAGTAGTAAAGG TGTTGTTCTGTTTGTGGATGAAGCTGATGCTTTCCTGAGGAAAAGAAGTGTA GAAGTGATCAGTGAAGATATGAGGGCTGCTTTGAATGCCTTTTTGTACAGAACAGGAGAGCAGTCACAAAA ATTCATGTTAGTGTTGGCTAGTAACCAGCCAGAACAGTTTGACTGGGCCATTAATGACAGACTTGATGAGATGGTAGAATTTGAAATACCAACATTTGAAGAAAGGGAGAGACTTGTTCGGCATTACTTccaaaaatttgtcctagatcCTGCCACTGCTAAATCTGG GCGTTTACGAGTAGCAGAATTTGATTATGGTAAGAAATGTCAGGAAATCGCCGAAAAGACAGAAGGTTTATCTGGGAGAGAAATATCCAAACTAGCTGTTGCCTGGCAG GCCAAGGCCTATGCTTCAGAAAAAGGTGTCCTGACTGAAGAAATGATTGATGACATAGTGAATGATTCTGTTCAGCAACATGCCAAAAAAGTAGCTTGGCAACATGGTGAAGTCTTAACAGATGTTTTCTACAGAACCAGTAAAGACAGGCACATGTCGATAATGCCCCCTCCACAGGTGTCAAAGTCTACATTGAGCTCGTCTGTACAAGAAACTAAACAATCTCCATCCCCTCCACAAGACTGCCCACCATCCTAA